A single genomic interval of Agromyces cerinus harbors:
- the kdpC gene encoding potassium-transporting ATPase subunit KdpC: MSSTRTAVRTHWVAVRAMLIFTLVLGVAYTIVVTGIGQVILPAQANGSVERSGDEVVGSALIGQSFTDASGEPLPEWFQPRPSAAGDGYDGGASSGSNQGPENADLIAAIEERKAQVAEFNGVSEADVPADAVTASASGLDPHISPEYALLQVARVADERGLPESEVRELVESRIQARDLGYLGEPTVNVLQLNLALSELG, translated from the coding sequence ATGAGCTCCACTCGCACTGCGGTCCGCACCCACTGGGTGGCGGTTCGCGCGATGCTCATCTTCACCCTCGTGCTGGGCGTCGCCTACACGATCGTCGTCACGGGCATCGGGCAGGTCATCCTCCCGGCCCAGGCGAACGGCTCGGTCGAACGCTCGGGCGACGAGGTCGTGGGCTCCGCCCTCATCGGCCAGTCGTTCACGGATGCTTCAGGCGAGCCGCTTCCCGAGTGGTTCCAGCCCCGCCCGTCGGCGGCCGGCGACGGGTACGACGGCGGCGCGTCGAGCGGCAGCAACCAGGGTCCCGAGAACGCCGACCTCATCGCCGCGATCGAAGAGCGGAAGGCGCAGGTCGCCGAGTTCAACGGCGTCTCCGAAGCGGATGTCCCGGCCGACGCGGTCACCGCATCGGCGTCGGGTCTCGACCCGCACATCAGCCCGGAGTACGCCCTGCTGCAGGTGGCGCGGGTCGCCGACGAGCGCGGCCTCCCCGAATCCGAGGTGCGCGAACTCGTGGAGTCTAGGATTCAGGCACGGGATCTCGGGTACCTGGGCGAGCCGACCGTCAACGTGCTGCAGCTGAACCTCGCCCTCTCCGAGCTGGGCTGA